The sequence GAAAAGGTAGCCTCGTGCTGGAATCTGCCGATCGTGGAAGCACTGGCAAGACATCAGTTTCAATCTGAAAAGCAATCAAAAAAGTCGAGAGAGCAGCGATTAAGTACGGAAAATCCATTTTTCTTAAGCCAATCACTTCAGACCGACGTCTTACTTGTCGATGATATATATACAACCGGTATGACCATTCATCATGCAGCTTTTTTGTTGAAACAGGCAGGCTGTCAAGCTATATACAGTTTCACATTGGTGAGATAAATGAATCTAGAAAGTAGGGTTAACATGGCAGATTTAGCTAACTGCGACAGATGTGATAAAGTGTTTGTCAAAACCTCACGGTCGATCTGCGCAGATTGTATGAAAGAAGAAGATAAAAAATTTCAAATTGTCTATGACTTTATAAAAAAACGTGAGAACAGACAGGCGACAATTCCGGAAATTGTGGAGGCAACAGAGGTGGAAGAAGGAGTCATCTTGCAATTTGTCAAAGATAAGCGCTTGCGATCATCCCAGTTTCCTAATCTAAGCTACAAATGTGAACGCTGCGGGAATCCG is a genomic window of Gracilibacillus salinarum containing:
- a CDS encoding TIGR03826 family flagellar region protein, with product MADLANCDRCDKVFVKTSRSICADCMKEEDKKFQIVYDFIKKRENRQATIPEIVEATEVEEGVILQFVKDKRLRSSQFPNLSYKCERCGNPITKGKICEDCSNDITSELRHQQEIEQVNKRVREERTRTYFTKK